The Macrobrachium rosenbergii isolate ZJJX-2024 chromosome 29, ASM4041242v1, whole genome shotgun sequence genome contains the following window.
ATTTCCCATTAATTAACTTTTATGGGGTTCACCTGGAGGACTTACAGTGAGAGGTGGAAATTTAAGTAAGGTAAAGGTAAAAGAAGTTCGGAATTCGGTGGGatctaattagagagagagagagagagagagactaactaaaaagtgttatcaagagagagagagagagagagactaactaaaAAGTGTtatcaaattttacaaaattcaaccagatattattattcagtagtttaaccagacactgTAATGAGCGAttcagaaaaaattcaaaattgtgTTTGGAACCATAATCTGTGCTTGATGGATGGAAGTAAGGTGGAAGTAAGTGCATAAGGACATTTAATTTCTCTAATAAAGAATGTTATACCTGACACACATCTTTATGTAAAGCACTTACAAAGAGAAACTAAATATCCTTGAGCTAGGATATCTTACCCTGATAACCTGACAAGTATATCATGCAacttggaaaaaggaaaatattagagagagaaagagagagattcaaagtactgtacagtCTACTGTCAACAGTAGTTTGATCTGAAAATCACAATACAACATAACTGATAGCAAATTTCATTCACTGCCTGAGCTATAAGCCACCAAAACaacatataattttcatacaaattaaaacaagataaaatcagctacaaaaaagacaagaaaaataaaatactgtaattgaaAAGTACACTAGACTAAAGTTAATCTACAGCAAAGGTGGCCACCTTGCATATTCTAAAAAGTTTAAAACACAGAATGACTTAAGTATTAATTGTAGTGTGTTTTCCCCACCTTCAAATCATACAAACTACATATATTTGAGGAGGAAGCAGCACCACATAACATGTATGTATTAGATAAATATACTCTAATACAATTGCAAATAAACTCTTTGGTTTTAAAATAAGAACACACGACAACTTAGGATGAATGACTAAATTTCCAGGGTCAAACTCTTGACAGAACTCCTCTGGCAGTGgcaatttcataaaataatgatgatgatgatctcaAAGAATCATTCTTCTCACCCACAACTACAGCAGCATGTCTATGAATATAATTTAGATTTTTGTGAGTCACTCTTAAACATGTGATAAATTCACATATGGATGAGTCAGGCCCTAATTTTTTCCACAAGCCTCCATCAACAATTTTCCCAGCACCTGCACTAATGCACTTTAATAAACTGCACATGTTCTTTACAACAATATCATACgcttctttttctttaccttccGCCTTCTGACTGCTCACAAGACTCCAATAACATACTTTCAAAGTATAGGAAGTTATGAAAATCTGATGGTGGTGCTCTTGGTCGCGCTCAAAATCTCTAACCACTGTCGTTATTAACTTTGCTAAGGAGATATCTAGAAATGAAGTATGGTGAATAAGCAAAAGGAACTTTGATTTTAGTATTTGACGTCCAACaacttttaaaatgtcatttagtGACAAACACACCCCAAAATTTATGTCAGGACAGCTGCAAACAGCCTGCAGCTGATCATTCTCAAGCAGATCTTCCATGTGTTCTGGACGTACATAAACATTACCTCTTGAATTCATCACACCACTCATTGTAGTGTTAACAAGCTTATATCTTGTGGCCAAAAGCTTAAGCTTAGCAATATCATTCTGATTAGCATTTATGAGGTGGAACTTTTGTACAGTTGGCTTTGTTTTAtcttgacagaaataaaaaagaattctttccTTCCAGTTTGGATGGTAGTCCACGTCTGGGGTAAAAACTGAACTGGTATCCATTGGAGcaaaatcattatcatcagcCATTTCGTCATTAGTACCTGCAACCTGAATGTTCTCATTCACTGCTACATCAGGAATGACAGAGAAACTATTTGTTGCCTTCTCCACTCCAGACTGATTAGCATCTGCTTGTAACAtccgaattttttttatcaaaacagcaTTAACATTCTGAATATACTTGTCACTTTCATCAGAATCCTCTTCCACTCCTGTGAACCTCCCTTTCATTTTACAGTTTGTCGATACTGAATTTCTAATAACATTACAGAGGTTTTCAATGCCGAAGGTTGTTGGTGTATACAGCAACTTTGAGATTCTTTCAGAGTTCTCTGGGGTGACATGTGTTTCTGATTCACTACACCTAGGCAGTGGACCTGAGGTAGCATCACActtaacacaaaaataatttcccCATCATAGTAAGTAGCAGCATTATCCAGCTGATTCGCTTCCCCTTCAGCAACATttcctgaacttggacttgactGAGTTGTTTCGGGTTCAGTTTGTTTCTGAAATGATTCAGCTTTGTTTCTGTCCTCACCATTGTTATAGGCTGATGCATCTGGAACATAAGCATTTCCTgaattttcaggaaataaatgTGAATAGATGCCTTCTCCAGGACTGGTTAGTACTGGTTTAGACTGCTCTGGTAAACTTTCAACAACATGATCGCTTGAAGATATGGAATTAGCACTGCTTTTCAAATTATGCGGACTGGGTGACACATCTGACAAGAAATTGTCATTAAAACCTATCTCTGCACCATACACCTCTGGGGTATGCCCCAATCGTCCAGAACTTGAGATTAGATTATCTTGCAAGACTGGGAGAACTGAAAGATCCTGACTTTCGACACGAAGTGCCAGAGACTCTTCTTTGACTCCATCATTATGTGGATGCTGTCCTTCAGGAATATGAACATCATGCAAGACAGAATGTTCACCTTCACATGACAAATCCTCTTGCTTCTTCTCAGATAGATTTATACAAGACTCTTGAAGACTGATATTATCCGAGTTCATGGTTGCCAAGAATCGTTCGAGCAGAAATTGTTTCTCAGACTTCTGGTTCAGTGAAAGTTCATCAACATCCTTTGGCATATCATTCCTCTTGTAACTTTCTTGGAGGCCAACACCAGTTTTCCCTATAAAGTTACATTGTACCGAGAGGTCTAGTGGCTGGTCTTGCAAGGGATCACCCACTTCATCACATGCACTTAACGCTCCAGGTTCAGTAGCATCAACCAACATATCCATGTACGTGTTTACACTGGCTTTTGTAAATTCTTTAATGGTTACTGGAAACTGTATATTCTCCTGGCCTCTGTCATCAACCAATGTTTCAACATCAAGTTTGTGAGCTATGCTCTGACCCACAGCtgaaaatttacataaacaacTTCTTTGACACATTAAACATTCTTCATTGTATGACACAGTGTCAAGTTGACTATGAAAACTACTAACAGGTGGACTATACTTCAAGTACACATATTCAGGTCTCTCCAGGATGTCATTTAGTCTAACCTTGCAATTTCTCATCTTTATAGCATTTTCCTCTAATTGCTCACAACTAGACCGTGCCAACATTTTTGAAGGAGATTTCACTTTCACATTAAAAACTCTGTTATTACCACTACAAGTATCATGCAGTACCTGTGAATTCTTTGGAGAATCGAATACCACTGCTGCTAGGATCAAAAACATCACCATGTGGTGCTGTAGGCATATCAACTGTGTCCTTTAACTTCTCAACATCCTTAACTCTCTCAGAAACTTGTCCGCCACTTTTTAAGCCTTCAGAACACACAGGTGTTTTACTTTGATCAAATTCAGTAAAACACTGCTTGGCAATATCCCGATTCCTTCCACTTTCCTTGTCAGAGTTCCCCTCATTACAGTCGGTCTTTGGTGCCAAAAAGCATTCGTTTTTTTCATGatcttttttgtttctctttgggCTTTGCTTGGTCTCTTTTGATATGGAACTGGCACTCACACCATCATGTTTCCTCTTCCTTTCACTCccattattccttttcttgtCATTCTTCTTTGGTGACTCGAGTTTCTTCAGGATATCACAAATACTGGATTTTAATGTTTTCCTGATACgaagcttttctttttctttaccgaCTTCGTTGGCTGTCTTGGAGACTGACAGCACATCTGGTAATGATAAGCACCTCGAGTCATCTTTAAAACAACCTTTTAAAAGGTCTGGTTTTTTCATCTCTTTAGGTACAGAGGTATAATCAGGACTGTTTATGCAAAAAGAACTCTtactaaaattctttttaaatacatTGTGGGTTTTAATCCCAGCTAATGAGAAGCTACTCAAAGTACGGGATAAGGCACTTTTCTGGGCAACAGACGCTTTTTTCCCGTTTGTTCAATGAATGTTCTTGTTCCTGTGTATCCTCTGAATTACTCAAACTTCTGTGGTTTGCATTATCCCCAATCTCTTTTAAAaacctcgatttttttttattttccatctttgtCCCCTCTCCCTTcatctcattctttttattcttttcactatGCTTTGCAGAGATGGAATTAGTGCCTCCAGCTGGGACGTattctttcttatcctttttatcaaaatttctctcttctttctctttaccACTATATTTCCGATGAAATTTGTCTGTACTTTTATCTGCCTTTACTTCACTGACATTAGAACTATCTGCAAAACCTGAATGATGACTTGCTTTTTCTCTGTCTTGACACTTGTTATGGTGTTTCTCATCTCTATCCGGTTTTCGAGTGCGCTCTTCACTTCGTTCACCGTCTCTTTTATTCCTGAGCTTGCTTCTATTAGCAgatgtttcatatttctttttaggaGATTCAGCCATCTGGGCCTTGTCTTTCTGGTACTTGCCGCCATCATTCTCTCCATCTCCCTTAACTGTCTCTAAAAATTTACTCTTCATTTTACCGGTATGGCCTTTATGATATTGGTCACTATCGTTCTTATTTCTGTCTTTTGAAAGGGATCCTTTGTCACTTTTCTCACAGATTGCTTTATCCGCTCTCTCTCCCGACTTTTCTCTAGACCTGACTGACTTCTCTCTGCCTCTTTTATGACAGGTACCTTCACTATTATCATTTCTATCTTTATCCTTACcacctttttcacttttctcatGTTTGGCCTTTATCGACTTCTCTTCCATCCCACCTCCTCCATTTTCCAAACCCATTTTGGGGGTTTTCTTCTTCTCCAAGTCCTGTGGCTCTTTTAGGATCACTTCTGAAGGTGGCTTTTGCACATCATCCTGATTTTCACAATAATGGCTATTATTTCTGTCATTCTCCTTATCATTTTGTTCTTTACTTTGCATTACGTTACCATATTCTGTCATGGTCTTCCCCGCACCAATCCTCGTGGAATAGCTTTCCTTGCTCTTGTGACATGACATTGCCTTTTCCATCTGAAAAACACAGACATACCTGGAGATCAAGAAGTCAATATTCTGagttaaattaaaatacatggcaCAGACTGACCACCAAGTCACATACCTAGACTCTCATGAGAGCTTTTCCTGAGGATCTGatgtgaaaatgtgaaattaaacAGCTAATTGAGAAAAGACCACGAGAAATTAAATTAGTAAGGCACAGAGTCCCTTAATAACTTTCAAGCATtagtttgaaaaatacaaatgtaatctTTTTTAATCTCTATTTTAAAAACCAAATAGTCTGcagaaatgtaataatttcatttatgaaaaacacATGTCATCCATAAGAAAGGTCTAGTCTTAAATTGTGTAAAATTTTGAGGAATTTggttaacccttaatggatgggaatcctcatatgattACTGTATCTATAAcgggttttgggtgatggacaaACTTTTGAGACAATCTGCTAGGCAAACTGAGAAAACACAGAGTAATTAACTTGAATTTCCCTTTTTGAGACATACTGCATCTTATACAACACCAGAGGAGGCCTCAGAACAACTGGTTTGTGTTGTATACCACTAACCAATCTGCAATGTCTAGGAGAGTCCCTAATCCTAAACCCACTCATTTTTTCCACAAtctaaaatggaaggaaaagcaaTGTGAGGGGCACATAAGGGTGAGAAGAGTATATTGAAAGGTGTGAATTTCATTTGTGATGGGTTCTAGGAGCATGAGGGGAGCAAGGTCGATGTACCATAACAATAAAGAAGAGCAATGAACATGTCATATAGTACAAGCAAGCAATTATCTtgcaagaaaaatgagaaatttcccATTGTGTTAAGTCTGGCCCTATGTTATTACTGTCTCAATTGTTTAAACAATTACAGGTTATGCAGGCTGTGGAATAAGAGGTTTCTTTTGCTGTAAGCTAAGCATAAAAATGCAttacaatataaaagaaatccaaatgattataaaaaagttCAACAAAAGAAACTTCACTGTATGAATATTTACCTTGGGTAACTGAACACTTCTTTCACTTCTGTAAATGTCCTCTTGCTTCTGTGCACTAGAGCATGATATAAAGATAACATTCATGGAGGAAACAATTTTACCCGAATTCTCTTTCAGTCCTATCTTCTCCACTTCAGGGCAATTGGGGAATATTACTACAACAAAGCGAATCCCAGGATTGTAGAGTTCACCAATGAGAATCTGAGGCTGTAAAATAATGGTCAAACAATTAGGAGTTGAAAGCACTGTCAAGACCTTACTCTTAAACCaaaacaggcagtccccggttaacagcgggctcaGTTAACGGCAATCTGGTTTCACAGCGCTTGCCTAGCaacgaaaatcaccaattttcagcgccgaaaatcaccaattttcggttatcatcacaccctcagaacgaaacccccaccgataactggggactacctgtactATACATTACTATAGTATcagtatttacaaataaagttgAACAAGACCACTGAGTTATTGTTCTTATCTCCCAGAGTTAGGCAACAAGGTTTCCTATTCACGCATATACATATTAGACCTTACTTGATAAACTGCACCTTCATAAAATCTAAAATTAGATCATCCAAAAATGttgattattcttatatttatttctgtcaaaGATTCGTCAATACTACTTGAAATAAAGTGTTGAATGAAAATTGGGTAATTGTTATAAGCAGGTTTAATTACAACAAAAGTGCATTCAGGGATTACGTCATGGGGATTATTCATCAAAACAGTCaatatttgtcttaatatttatgatataaacaCTGACAAATGAGTCACTAGATATGCAAATATGAACTTATTAACCTGCCAGTGGACCATCCACAGAGATGACTTACATCTCTTCTAAACTCGGTTATAAAAGATAAATCTTAACTAAACTTcacaaataaccataaaaaataaataaataaataggatccAACTATTGTCTAAAACACCAAAGGTGATTAGTGTTTTACTTCTTGATATTCAACACCAGATTAGGTTAAGcaatacaataacaaaagtacaaaattttTCAAGGCAGTCTCACAAATTTATGCTGTAAAACTTAACTTTTATCATCCAATTAATTCTTACGTATAATTCAAAATTAGAGCATAATCCTTTCAACCTATTGTCAAATGAGGCTTAGCACTGTGCATGATACTTGTATACTGTACACAGATTCTCCTCACATTGAGTGCATATAGACAAGAGACTGACATCTTGGTCTCAATTATGCCCACCTCAGAAGTTTATGGTGCCTTTGCTGGACTACTTTTTGCCCATCTCAAATATTCTGCTAGAGAAGCGATGCAACTATAAACAAGACCTGGTTTACCTCAAACTCGGGATCACAGGAGATTCCTTCCTTCAATTAAACCTTTGGTACATTTTCTTCCGTTAAAAACCAGCACAAATGTGAACACCTTTTTCTTACCATCGCCATAATAACAAGATCACTGTCAATCAAAACTCATCCTGACATGGGCCATAAATGTGTTAAGATCTTACAAACAGGGTACATACTTCCCCTGACTGGTTCCTCATTGACTAGCCATTAGAATGGACTCCAGTTATCAGTTGTCTGATCTTCCTTCTGGTCAATCTTTGTTTGTACTATATCGATTATCTCGTTTTTCTTTTCAGCAGGACTCCTGCACTTTAATTAAGGAAGAAGAATGTTGGGTTCAGCTCCGACTTTGGGGAGGTCTGGGATCTCCCATGCCAGAAGCAGATAGCACAGTGTAAGTGGAGCAATGGCTTCGCAGATTAACTTCTCTCTCGTGTTTGTACCTTACAGTCGACTCATTGATGCCATAACGGCAGGCAACCTCAACGTATATTATTGCTAGCTAAGCTGCGaccctagttggaaaagcagaatgctatgttaaatgtatgttttttgtccaaaCAGAACGCTCCCAACCctgtgtttatattttatcaaaacatttgaaTTATTCTTAAAATCCACCCTTTTTAAGAAGCACGTACTGAATAactggtaaatattttcttatatgacaaCTATAGTGTGTGCATAATCCTTGTAAATTGTATTTGGGTTGTAAAACAAATACAGAGTTTCCCCTTGTATTTGATGATTGCATCTTTTTCCCCCATCCCATGCCTTGCCGGCCACCACCTGTGCCTAGTCGTATTTATACCTTTTTTTGGTAGTTTATTGCCATTTTTTGCTGTTGAAACTCCGATTTGGTGTACCAACTGATTTGTGTGTCTTGTCCATACCACGAATGTGATTTTTTAGAATGAATTGAGATACGTAAAAGAACTATGGGACTTGCTTGCTCCCCAAGATGTTTTTGAATCTTggtagagagacagagacaaataaaggaacagagagagaagcCATGAGTTTTGTTTCTCCCGAGTTTTTTTGTGATTGAGGAGACTGTCTCAAAACGAGGGGCTCATGGCTCAAAGACAACATGCTACAAGCACAATGGTTCCAATAAGGAAAGTAGCCCccgtacagaaaaagaaatgcaaagtaGTAATCTTTATAAGAGGATTAACAAGGCCAAATAAATGAGATAatcaattaaaatatcaaatgggAATCTTGCAAACCTACTCAACAAAAAAGCATTTGCAGATTACAGCAGATCACaacaaaactcaaaaatatatttcatacaattttttatgaaaactgtgAACAATTCAATCCTCAAATTCAACTTGAAAATTAGGAGTAAATTATGCTATCATACACTCACAATTTAATGCAATTTTTAGTTGTGTAACACAAAGAAACCATGTACAGTACAATTGTACCCCCGTATCTGCAGATCCACTTACCCGAGGTCCGCTCcaggagaaaaattttaaaaggctTTTCAACTATGGGTACCAT
Protein-coding sequences here:
- the LOC136854520 gene encoding micronuclear linker histone polyprotein-like, whose translation is MSDCYWMWRGQLCVGSKNIGPTTIWSDRNTLIPDIGVDLKMTSFAEYTVLWDIIGTRNIDLSDGSVNISGKDVSVFSLEGHGPHFEQLSQELTQTSKPQILIGELYNPGIRFVVVIFPNCPEVEKIGLKENSGKIVSSMNVIFISCSSAQKQEDIYRSERSVQLPKMEKAMSCHKSKESYSTRIGAGKTMTEYGNVMQSKEQNDKENDRNNSHYCENQDDVQKPPSEVILKEPQDLEKKKTPKMGLENGGGGMEEKSIKAKHEKSEKGGKDKDRNDNSEGTCHKRGREKSVRSREKSGERADKAICEKSDKGSLSKDRNKNDSDQYHKGHTGKMKSKFLETVKGDGENDGGKYQKDKAQMAESPKKKYETSANRSKLRNKRDGERSEERTRKPDRDEKHHNKCQDREKASHHSGFADSSNVSEVKADKSTDKFHRKYSGKEKEERNFDKKDKKEYVPAGGTNSISAKHSEKNKKNEMKGEGTKMENKKKSRFLKEIGDNANHRSLSNSEDTQEQEHSLNKREKSVCCPEKCLIPYFE